From a single Silene latifolia isolate original U9 population chromosome 6, ASM4854445v1, whole genome shotgun sequence genomic region:
- the LOC141588306 gene encoding uncharacterized protein LOC141588306, with protein MKTSLHVLLKLLVQAERDMGLDVSSSKDVLAINNKSKGKFKRSTSKGKKPNKGKGKVIGNNSSKPKKGASSEYKCHYCCGMGHWKQNCPKYIRDVKAGRVTSVGHVSKDKGKDKQARG; from the exons atgaagacttctctccatgTGTTGCTCaaattgcttgtgcaagccgagagagataTGGGTCTTGATGTTAGTTCATCAAAGGATGTGCTTGCTATAAATAACAAAAGCAAAGGGAAGTTCAAGCGGAGTACTagtaagggtaagaaacccaacaagggcaaagggaaagttATTGGGAATAACTCTTCCAAGCCGAAAAAGGGTGCATCCTCCGAAtataagtgccactattgttgtggtatgggccattggaagcaaaATTGTCCTAAGTATATTAGAGATGTtaaagctggacgtgtgactTCAGTAG GGCATGTGAgtaaagacaagggaaaggataAGCAAGCTCGAGGATGA
- the LOC141588307 gene encoding uncharacterized protein LOC141588307: MPPKRARASTLTDEEIERMQDLNAALLEIVKGKKDEMNPSKVGASVARYKPAKYEGVGEPSLLGEWCREFDNIFELIACPEEMQVDQAVFYLRGKAGRWWTKNKATIREAFQLSEEPYVPWQNFKNILRNTFIPEHIRSKMRAQFDSFKMTNEMIVENYHNNFMELAEYVADLNYNGEVLAMRFEKGLTLAIKKRLTTGVPTTVKEVYQRESHVERIKEMVIEEKKEKGENKRKSEAVSEGAWGGSKKANTNQFRAYTGNGAAFGGSASHVESRRAFGEPVQCFRCGKMGHKASTCRVVMNGQSREYGS, encoded by the coding sequence ATGCCACCAAAGAGAGCTAGAGCTTCTACCCTGACCGATGAGGAGATTGAGAGGATGCAAGACCTGAATGCCGCATTATTAGAGATTGTAAAAGGGAAGAAAGATGAGATGAATCCTTCTAAGGTGGGAGCATCAGTGGCTCGTTATAAGCCAGCAAAGTATGAGGGAGTTGGGGAACCATCTTTGTTAGGAGAGTGGTGTAGGGAGTTCGATAATATTTTTGAGTTGATAGCTTGTCCAGAGGAAATGCAAGTTGATCAGGCTGTATTTTATTTAAGGGGGAAAGCTGGGAGGTGGTGGACTAAGAATAAGGCAACTATAAGAGAGGCCTTTCAGTTGAGTGAGGAGCCTTATGTGCCATGGCAGAACTtcaaaaacattttgagaaatacCTTTATACCTGAAcacattaggagtaagatgagagctcaATTTGATTCTTTTAAGATGACCAATGAGATGATAGTGGAGAATTATCATAACAACTTCATGGAGTTAGCTGAGTATGTGGCAGATTTGAATTATAATGGTGAAGTGTTGGCAATGAGATTCGAGAAGGGGTTGACTTTGGCTATTAAGAAGAGACTTACTACTGGTGTCCCTACCACTGTTAAAGAGGTATATCAGAGAGAAAGTCATGTTGAGAGAATTAAGGAGATGGTGATTGAggagaagaaagaaaaaggagaaaataagagaaagtcCGAGGCTGTGAGTGAGGGAGCTTGGGGGGGTAGTAAGAAGGCAAACACTAATCAGTTTAGAGCTTACACTGGTAATGGGGCAGCATTTGGGGGTAGTGCTAGTCATGTTGAGAGTCGTCGTGCCTTTGGCGAGCCAGTTCAGTGCTTTAGATGTGGGAAGATGGGCCATAAAGCCTCTACTTGTAGAGTGGTTATGAATGGTCAGAGTAGAGAGTATGGGAGTTAG